The following are encoded together in the Hoplias malabaricus isolate fHopMal1 chromosome 3, fHopMal1.hap1, whole genome shotgun sequence genome:
- the wnt2ba gene encoding wingless-type MMTV integration site family, member 2Ba, translating into MGEGFISGCAAAPARSHSSSEQRIYFPLILLLLLFTPHVDSSWWYIGALGARVICDNIPGLVNKQRQLCQRHPDLMQSIGEGAKEWIRECQHQFRHHRWNCSTLERDHTVFGRVMLRSSREAAFVYAISSAGVVYAITRACSQGELKICSCDSQKRGRASDEMGDFDWGGCSDNINYGIKFAKAFVDAREWMVKDARALMNLHNNRCGRMAVKRFMKLECKCHGVSGSCALRTCWLAMSDFGRTGDYLRKKYNTAVEVTMNQDGTGFMAADKNFRGTTKNDLVYVESSPDYCLMDRTAGSLGTAGRVCNKSSKGMDGCEVMCCGRGYDTTRVKRVSKCECKFKWCCSVECRDCEDTVDVHTCKPHKRPDWLDLT; encoded by the exons ATGGGAGAGGGCTTTATAAGTGGATGTGCTGCTGCACCAGCTCGGAGTCACTCGTCCTCTGAGCAAAGGATTTACTTTCCCCTCATCCTACTGCTGCTCCTCTTTACTCCACACGTGGATTCCTCCTGGTG GTACATTGGTGCTCTGGGTGCACGGGTTATATGTGACAATATTCCGGGCCTTGTCAACAAGCAGCGACAATTGTGCCAGCGACACCCAGACCTGATGCAGTCTATTGGAGAGGGAGCCAAAGAGTGGATTCGGGAATGTCAGCACCAGTTCCGGCACCACCGCTGGAACTGCAGCACACTGGAACGAGACCACACCGTGTTTGGCCGAGTCATGCTCCGCA GCAGCCGTGAGGCAGCCTTTGTGTATGCCATCTCCTCTGCGGGAGTGGTCTACGCCATCACCAGAGCCTGCAGCCAGGGGGAGCTCAAGATCTGCAGCTGTGACAGccaaaagagagggagagccaGTGATGAAATGGGTGACTTTGACTGGGGTGGCTGTAGTGACAACATCAACTATGGCATTAAGTTCGCAAAGGCTTTTGTGGATGCTAGGGAGTGGATGGTAAAAGATGCGAGAGCTCTGATGAACCTGCACAACAACCGCTGTGGCAGAATG GCAGTGAAGCGCTTCATGAAACTGGAATGCAAGTGCCATGGAGTCAGTGGCTCGTGCGCTCTACGGACATGTTGGCTTGCCATGTCTGATTTTGGACGCACAGGAGACTACCTGAGGAAGAAGTACAACACAGCAGTGGAGGTCACCATGAACCAGGATGGCACTGGCTTCATGGCTGCAGACAAGAATTTCAGAGGGACGACCAAGAATGACCTGGTTTATGTGGAAAGCTCTCCAGACTATTGCCTTATGGATCGAACAGCAG GTTCTCTGGGCACTGCAGGACGAGTGTGCAACAAGTCTTCCAAGGGCATGGATGGCTGTGAAGTCATGTGCTGTGGTCGTGGATATGACACCACGCGAGTGAAGCGCGTCTCTAAATGCGAGTGCAAGTTTAAGTGGTGCTGCTCTGTGGAGTGCAGAGACTGCGAAGACACAGTGGATGTTCACACGTGCAAGCCACATAAACGACCCGATTGGTTGGATCTCACTTGA
- the cttnbp2nla gene encoding CTTNBP2 N-terminal-like protein — protein MAPTTESRLNVDALSKRDVLLLFSVLEGELEARDLVIQALRAQRRDAYVWERYGRYDLSDPFLALQRDNEVLQGSTQSRGDGANSSQRRDSSKRSDPLAMLRLVVGHCRRMQEKMLKQLAAAESRHRRVIADLEEEKRRHAEDTAEGDDVTCILEKERERLLQQLGFEKSKVSRVEKEIKRLHDLLEDERVQHKQMTAALGRECKRSSSRAHEEAQRAGELSRRLERERSASQSLRAELEEEKKRAMQMEARREELLAEFDTEREQLGLRLRKEEARCRQLQEEVQRLKREVRELRGEEEKAEMPLSNGDVESSEEILSKSQAKMNGHHSPVSQVDWQKKENEENGTPSQSELSNGSLPSQSFLNADSMTGTSTQTNSSPSSSPSLQAAYQAGIHQRFHAARHKFQATAELETKPSSPCSPLSPCTSPVSPTEGGASKQTARTTLTQALSRFSSQQSSSKAATPNSSPFGTDYRAHSPGVRSPTIPRAERGNPPPIPPKKPGLAETPPSPATLRATHLAQMSAGCGRKSANENSKESDVLLSSSG, from the exons GCCCAACGCAGAGATGCTTATGTGTGGGAGCGCTATGGCAGGTATGACCTAAGCGATCCCTTCCTGGCCCTGCAGAGGGACAATGAGGTCCTCCAGGGCTCCACTCAATCAAGGGGAGATGGAGCAAACTCTTCCCAGAGACGAGACTCCTCGAAGCGCTCTGATCCTCTGGCCATGCTCAGACTGGTGGTAGGACACTGCAGGAGGATGCAGGAGAAGATGTTGAAACAGCTGGCAGCTGCAGAAAGCAGACACAGGAGG GTCATTGCAGATTTagaggaagagaagaggaggCATGCTGAGGATACTGCTGAGGGAGATGATGTCACTTGTATTTTAGAGAAGGAGCGAGAGCGCCTCCTGCAGCAG tTGGGGTTTGAGAAGTCAAAGGTGTCTCGTGTAGAGAAAGAGATTAAGCGCTTGCATGATCTGCTGGAGGATGAGCGCGTGCAGCATAAGCAGATGACGGCAGCGCTGGGACGCGAATGCAAGCGCTCAAGCTCTCGTGCCCATGAGGAGGCTCAGCGGGCAGGAGAGCTCAGTCGCCGCCTGGAGCGCGAGAGGTCTGCCAGTCAATCCCTTCGAGCAGAGctagaggaggagaagaagcgCGCCATGCAGATGGAGGCCAGGAGGGAGGAGCTACTAGCAGAGtttgacacagagagagagcagctggGGCTTCGGCTGAGGAAAGAGGAAGCACGCTGCAGACAGCTGCAGGAGGAGGTGCAGAGGCTAAAGAGAGAGGTGCGAGAGCTAaggggagaggaggagaaagcaGAGATGCCGTTGAGCAATGGTGATGTGGAGAGTAGTGAGGAGATATTAAGTAAGAGCCAGGCTAAGATGAATGGCCATCACTCTCCTGTAAGTCAGGTAGACTGGcagaagaaagagaatgaaGAAAACGGAACTCCTAGCCAAAGTGAACTGAGCAACGGGAGCTTGCCGTCAcagtcttttttaaatgctgacagTATGACAGGCACCTCCACCCAAACAAACTCCTCTCCCAGCTCGTCCCCCAGCCTTCAGGCTGCTTATCAGGCTGGCATCCATCAGCGTTTCCATGCAGCACGTCACAAATTCCAGGCCACAGCCGAGCTGGAGACTAAGCCCAGCTCTCCCTGttctcccctctctccctgCACTTCCCCAGTCTCTCCAACAGAGGGCGGTGCCTCCAAACAGACAGCTCGCACCACGCTTACTCAAGCCCTTAGCCGCTTCAGCAGCCAGCAGAGTTCCAGCAAAGCAGCCACGCCCAACAGCTCACCCTTCGGCACGGACTACCGTGCCCATTCTCCTGGAGTTCGTTCACCCACTATCCCCAGGGCAGAGAGGGGAAACCCACCCCCAATTCCACCTAAGAAGCCAGGCTTGGCTGAGACACCGCCCTCCCCAGCCACCCTCCGTGCCACCCACTTGGCTCAGATGTCGGCTGGCTGTGGACGTAAAAGTGCAAATGAAAACAGCAAAGAATCAGATGTGCTGCTGTCTTCTAGCGGCTAA